A stretch of DNA from Variovorax paradoxus:
GCCGACCTCAAATACCAGACCGGCCCGGTCCTCAGCAAACCCATCTCTCAAGCGATGCAGGCGCTGCTGGCCTGCGTGACCAGCGGCGGCAAGGTGCTGGCCTGCGGGGCCGGCGTGTCGGGCTTGCTGGCCGCGCAGTTCGCCGCCAATTTCGTGGGCCGCTTCGAACGCGAGCGGCCCGAGCTGGGCGCCATCGCGCTGCCCGGCGACACCACCGACCCGGCCGCCGACAGCCCGCAGGCCGCCGATGCCGACCGCTTCGCGCGCCAGGTGCGCGCGCTGGGCCAGGCCGGCGACGTGCTGCTGGTGCTCAGCGCCAGCGGGCATTCGTCCGCGGTACTGGCCGCCGTGCTGTCCGCGCATGAGCGCGACATGACGGTGGTGGCGCTGCTGGGCAACGCCGCGACCGGCCTGGCGGCAGCCGCGCCAGGTGCCGCAGCCACGGGCGGCACCGGCGGCACCATCGGCCGCGCGCTGCGCGAGACCGACGTCCAGATCAGCGTGCCGCACGAGCGTGCGGCGCGCATTCACGAAATCCACCTGCTCGCGCTGCATTGCCTGTGCGACGGCGTGGATGCCCAGTTACTCGGAGAACAGGAAGTTTCCTCATGACCATGACGACCCTGACCAAGGCCTCGACCCAACGTTTCGCTCTGGCGCTCACCCTCGGCGCCGCTCTGGTGGCCGGCCTGTCCGCCTGCGTGCCGCTCGTCGTGGGCGGCGCGGCGATGGTGGGCGTGGGCATGGTGGCGACCGACCGCCGCAGCTCGGGCGCCCAGCTCGACGACCAGGGCATCGAGTTGCGTGCCGCGGCCCGCGTGCGCGACATCGCCAACGACAACATGTACGTGAGCGTCACCAGCTTCAACCGCCAGGTGCTGCTGACCGGCGCCGTCGGCAACGACGCCGACCGCCGCCGCGTCGAGGACGAGGTGAGCCGCGTCGTCAACGTGCGCTCGGTGGTCAACGAACTCTCCATCGGCGCCCCGAGCACCTTCCAGGACCGCTCGAACGACCTGTACATCACCGGCAAGGTGAAGGCCTCACTGCTCGACGCCAAGGACATCTTCGCCAACTCCTTCAAGGTCGTGACCGAGCGCAGCACGGTCTACCTGATGGGCATCGCCACCCGCCGCGAGACCGACCGTGCCACCGAGATCACGCGCGGCGTGACCGGTGTGGCGAAGGTCGTGCGCGTGGTCGAGGTGGTGAGCGAGGCCGACCTCGCGGCGAGCCAGGCGGCCAACCAGTCCGCTGCGCAGCGCGGCGGCACGGGCCCCGCACCGGTCAGCAACGCAACGCCGTCGGCACCGGCTGCGTCCTCGGGTTCGCGCGTGCCGCTGCCGCCGATGGAGCCGCTGCCCGCGCCGGCGGGCGGTGCGACCACCGCGCCGGTCCGCTGAAATACAAAAGCCCGCTTCCGCGGGCTTTTTTCATTTGAGTCGAATGATGAGACTCGAGGTGTCCCAGCGCCTGCCGCCGGCCTGCTGCACGTCGGCATAGAACT
This window harbors:
- a CDS encoding SIS domain-containing protein; protein product: MLEQRIQQHFIDSADLKYQTGPVLSKPISQAMQALLACVTSGGKVLACGAGVSGLLAAQFAANFVGRFERERPELGAIALPGDTTDPAADSPQAADADRFARQVRALGQAGDVLLVLSASGHSSAVLAAVLSAHERDMTVVALLGNAATGLAAAAPGAAATGGTGGTIGRALRETDVQISVPHERAARIHEIHLLALHCLCDGVDAQLLGEQEVSS
- a CDS encoding BON domain-containing protein encodes the protein MTMTTLTKASTQRFALALTLGAALVAGLSACVPLVVGGAAMVGVGMVATDRRSSGAQLDDQGIELRAAARVRDIANDNMYVSVTSFNRQVLLTGAVGNDADRRRVEDEVSRVVNVRSVVNELSIGAPSTFQDRSNDLYITGKVKASLLDAKDIFANSFKVVTERSTVYLMGIATRRETDRATEITRGVTGVAKVVRVVEVVSEADLAASQAANQSAAQRGGTGPAPVSNATPSAPAASSGSRVPLPPMEPLPAPAGGATTAPVR